One genomic segment of Salmo trutta chromosome 8, fSalTru1.1, whole genome shotgun sequence includes these proteins:
- the LOC115199228 gene encoding NXPE family member 3 — translation ISDRLRKLDPHRIPSEGPPPLDRERQVCGHLGKRYLLKSIAWPEPQPWSTSSPLNQTSDPAHSLFAILPAGGRREWHVGDQLEALVIMNNFQGLPKSHGGDFLLARLHSPELEAGVAGHVLDHENGTYSVIFPLLWEGSVWVDVTLVHPSEAVPVLLRIREEHPDRVLYKSLFRSGLLSETTMCNLCLPTNQQPLCNYTDPHTGEPWYCYKPKQLLSCDTRINHARAGYQKDLITEKEALLFQSGVNLKTRIHAKASDSVTVLPKKKDKQEVESNSEKAAPIRTTASGYYFQGSWRGLGGVVMHQFNDPTAITQCLKGKMVYMYGDSTVRQYYEFLTRFLPELREFNLHSPVSTGPFMAVDIPHNILLKYQSHGPPISWTPINVSHLRYVANELDGLAGGSDTIVVISIWAHFSTFPVQVYIRRLRHIRRAVVRLLDRAPKTVVVVRSANLRAQSLQESLNFSDWFSVQLDGVLKAMFKGLNILLVDAWEMTLAHHHPHDIHPSPPIIKNMINTILSHVCPVKN, via the exons ACAAGTCTGTGGCCACTTGGGTA AGCGTTACCTCCTGAAGTCCATCGCCTGGCCAGAGCCTCAGCCATGGTCTACGTCTTCACCCCTGAACCAGACCAGTGACCCTGCACACAGCCTGTTTGCAATCCTCCCTGCAGGGGGTAGGAGAGAGTGGCACGTGGGGGACCAGCTGGAGGCTCTGGTCATTATGAACAATTTCCAGGGACTTCCCAAGAGCCATGGCGGGGACTTCTTGCTGGCCCGGCTGCACTCCCCAGAGCTGGAGGCGGGTGTTGCAGGACATGTGCTGGACCACGAGAATGGGACTTACTCTGTCATTTTTCCATTACTGTGGGAGGGGTCTGTATGGGTGGACGTGACATTGGTCCATCCTAGTGAGGCAGTTCCTGTTCTACTGCGTATACGTGAGGAACACCCCGACAGGGTGCTTTACAAGAGCCTGTTTCGCTCTGGATTACTGTCTGAGACCACCATGTGTAACCTGTGCCTGCCAACCAACCAGCAGCCACTGTGCAATTACACAGACCCCCACACAGGTGAACCCTGGTACTGCTACAAGCCCAAGCAGCTGCTGAGCTGTGATACACGGATCAACCACGCCAGGGCAGGCTACCAGAAAGATCTGATAACCGAGAAAGAAGCACTGCTTTTCCAAAG TGGCGTAAACCTCAAAACACGTATTCATGCTAAGGCGTCTGACAGTGTCACTGTGCTACCTAAGAAAAAAG ACAAACAAGAGGTGGAAAGCAACAGTGAAAAGGCAGCGCCTATCAGGACCACAGCCTCTGGGTATTACTTCCAAGGGTCATGGCGGGGGCTGGGTGGTGTCGTGATGCACCAGTTTAACGACCCCACTGCCATTACTCAGTGTCTGAAGGGCAAGATGGTGTACATGTATGGAGACTCCACCGTCAGACAGTACTACGAGTTCCTCACCAGATTCTTGCCAG AGCTGAGGGAGTTCAACCTTCACAGTCCTGTGAGCACAGGGCCCTTCATGGCAGTGGACATCCCCCATAACATCCTGCTGAAGTACCAGAGCCATGGTCCCCCCATCTCCTGGACCCCTATCAACGTCAGTCATCTGCGCTATGTAGCTAACGAGCTGGATGGCCTGGCCGGGGGCTCAGACACTATTGTTGTCATCAGCATTTGGGCTCATTTCAGCACCTTCCCTGTGCAGGTCTACATTCGCCGACTACGCCACATTCGAAGGGCGGTGGTGCGGCTTCTGGACCGGGCTCCGAAGACCGTGGTAGTGGTGCGCTCAGCCAACCTCCGGGCCCAAAGCCTACAGGAGAGCCTAAACTTCAGTGACTGGTTCTCAGTGCAGCTGGATGGGGTACTCAAGGCCATGTTCAAGGGCCTGAATATCTTGTTAGTGGATGCCTGGGAGATGACCCTTGCCCACCACCACCCTCACGATATCCACCCATCCCCTCCCATCATCAAGAACATGATAAACACTATCCTCTCTCACGTCTGCCCAGTGAAGAACTAG